In a genomic window of Paroedura picta isolate Pp20150507F chromosome 14, Ppicta_v3.0, whole genome shotgun sequence:
- the FBXO31 gene encoding F-box only protein 31 isoform X3: MYLPPHDPHVDDPMRFKPLFRIHLMERKSATVECMYGHKGPHNGYIQIVKKDEFSTKCNQTDYHRMAGGRQEEFRTWLREEWGRTLEDIFHEHMQELILMKFIYTSQYDNCLTYRRIFLPPCSPNDLIQPGLFKGTYGSHGLEIVMLSFHGKKAKGTKITGDPNIPAGQQTVEIELAHPIRLPDIESLSNLSELSRIVLEVQEQVRREQQRREGGLPAEGRELEEEDPPQPSPPLAEEDQAEASASAGGEAAPGPPQLPQPFVLPGGIASRKEDYPRTCRACFYGTGLIAGHGFTSPEKTPGVFVLFDDDRFGFIWLELQSFSLYSRIKVSFQNAEAPSREAFDEMLKSIQLLTS, encoded by the exons ATGTATCTGCCTCCCCATGACCCCCACGTGGACGACCCCATGAGGTTCAAGCCCCTCTTCCGGATTCACTTGATGGAGAGGAAGAGCGCCACAGTCGAGTGCATGTATGGCCACAAGGGCCCGCACAACGGGTACATCCAG ATTGTGAAAAAAGATGAGTTTTCGACCAAGTGCAACCAGACAGATTATCACCGcatggctggaggaaggcaagAA GAATTTCGGACGTGGCTGAGAGAGGAGTGGGGGCGGACCCTGGAAGACATCTTCCACGAACACATGCAGGAGCTCATCTTGATGAAGTTCATCTACACCAGTCAATATGA CAACTGTCTGACATACAGGCGCATCTTCCTCCCTCCATGTAGCCCCAACGACCTAATCCAACCCGGGCTTTTCAAGGGGACGTATGGCAGCCACGGCCTGGAAATAGTCATGCTTAGTTTCCATGGGAAAAAGGCCAAGGGGACTAAAATAACA GGCGACCCCAACATCCCAGCCGGCCAGCAGACCGTGGAGATCGAGCTGGCTCACCCCATCCGCCTGCCGGACATCGAAAGCTTGAGCAACCTCAGCGAGCTCTCCCGCATCGTCCTGGAGGTCCAGGAGCAAGTGAGGCGAGAGCAGCAGCGGCGAGAGGGGGGACTCCCggcggagggcagggagctggaaGAGGAGGACCCACCTCAGCCCTCGCCCCCCCTGGCGGAAGAAGACCAGgcggaggcctcggcctctgcagGAGGGGAAGCAGCCCCAGGCCCCCCGCAGCTGCCACAGCCCTTCGTCCTCCCGGGAGGGATTGCGTCCAGGAAAGAGGACTATCCGCGGACCTGCAGGGCGTG CTTCTACGGCACAGGGCTCATAGCGGGCCACGGCTTCACCAGTCCCGAGAAGACGCCCGGCGTCTTTGTCCTCTTCGACGATGACCGCTTCGGCTTCATCTGGCTCGAGCTGCAGTCGTTCAGCCTCTACAGCCGCATCAAGGTCTCCTTCCAGAACGCGGAAGCGCCCTCCCGGGAGGCTTTTGACGAAATGCTGAAGAGCATCCAGCTGCTGACGTCGTGA